The nucleotide sequence ATTTATCACAGCAAGATACGGTTTCACGGCCGAGAAGGCTAGCATAGGCCCCTCGCCCATCCTCCATTGCCATATCAAATTCATCACAAAACCGTTGTACGCCTTCATCAGCATCTGCCATAAAGGTATATTCAATAAGCTCCGGTGTATACACCTCCCGTTTTTCCTGCATGACATCTTGTTTGGCCGCATCAATCAGTATGTCGATGTATTTTTCCAGCTCGTCTTGATCCAACCTGATGTTCAAGAATGAACAAAACTTTTTCTCTGTAAAAAACAGATTGTTAAAATCAATTACTTTATTCAAAATGCTTTCGGGGATTTTTTTCCCCCGCAAACGGCTGAAAGACAAGTCTGTCAGCCTGTAATCCGGCGACAGAAATTTATCCTCATAATAACGAACTAATTTTCCTGCGATCTCCCTTTGTTGACGTTGATCAGGATCCACCCAGTTTTTCCAATGCGTTTCAAGCAAATCCCGCATCTCATCGTGGAGCAGGATAACATCTCCTTTACCTTTATCTTTTTTATGTTTGATAAAAGATAGGGGGCTCAATTCGTTAAGTGTTTTCTGACAATTTCCCAGAGTGTCGTCGGTTAAATACTGCATGATTGCAGGAGTCATCCGGCGATAGGCCACGGCCATAGGATAAATGAACTTTCTTGCAGCGGGATCATTCCAGCACCATTGAATAACAGCCTTTTCAAAATTTGCTTTTTTTTCCTCATCGGCAAGCTTATTAAGCTCATCTAACAGTTCCCCCGGTTCGCGATTTCCGCTATTAAACCGATACCAGTCCATAAAGAGCGCTAGATAAATCGGACGATAACCGGATAATTCGAAAATTTGATCAAGCTGATTTTCTGTCAGTTGAAGCTCTTCGAGCAGATCATCCAGCGTGTTGATGTTTGCTGTATCCTTCAGACATGCCCTTAGGAAATCTGTCGCCTCAGAAGAGTCAAATAGATTAAGAGGAAGCTCGGAACTACCCGCTTTCTTATTAACAAGCGGATAACGCCCTGCAATAACAATTCGTGTGTTGTCTGATAACAATCCAGGAAAAAGCTTATCTTCCAGCCAGCTAGAAAAGTCTGTATGGTCTGCCTTCTTTTTCTCACGATCAACCCGTTGAATTACCTCATATGTATCAAAGAAGAGAACGATTATCCGGCCCTCTTTTTTTGCCTTGTCGGCAAAATGTTTATAGTCTTCTTCTAAGGCGGTTAATACATTATCTAAGAGATATTGACGCTTACTGCTATCCTTGGTTCGACGATATTCCTTGAGCTGATAAAGAACATTCGAAAACTGATCAGAGCCTAATTGTTTAATGAGCTGTTTGATAACCCCCGCTTTAGAACGAGTTTCAGTATGATAAAGGTCAATTAGTTCGTCACTGGTTATGATTCTTTCGGCATATTCAGATTGATGGCATATCTCCTGCATTTGCAACAGAAGCTGCGTCTTACCGACGCCTCCATCACCATTTGTATGAATATCCAAGATAAAAGATCTGGAATTAAAAAGGAATTCTTCCTTAAATTGTTCTAACTCTTTTTTACGCCCTACAAAAATAGATGATTCTATCGTGGGCCGATTCTGCGTTCCGTCATGACCAGCAGACCGTTCCGGCTGAACACTATGAATAGCGAAATTATCCCATAGTTGTTTTTTGATCTGCGCTTCAGTTTCAGTTTCAAACTCCAGTAATTTTCCGAGTTTTTCCACCAAATCCTTTGGCATCGCAACCTTCAGATCGGAACCCACATATTGAACAGAGAGGACTTTCTCAAAAAACGAATAGTTACTGTTTCCTACAAGTAAACCATGTAAGTACCTAAAAAGTTTTTTATTAAGGAATTCTCTATCGTTGCTTTGTCGATAGAAGATAATATTTTGGAATTCTTCGATGTTACAGAGCCCCTGTCGAGCTGCCCTGATGTTATCCCGCTTGATTTTCTTCTCTTTAATTGCACCAGTAATATTTTGGTATTTTTCATCATCACAATTGAATGCATTCAGATCCAATTGTAATTCTTCTATCTCACTGTTAAGTTCGCCCAATTCTTTTCCAAGCTGGTCATATTTTTTCTGTAATTCATGAAAAGTCATGCAACTACTCCACGATCTGGTGTTAATCAAGTAAAAAATTATACCGACTCAATAATTTCTAATAATTTTGTAACATCAATCATTAGGCATAATTCTTTATCCCTCTCCAGAACATTTTTCAATCGGCCAATTTGGTCACGAACCAAATATTCATCTCCAATATATTCTTTAGTAAAATAACTGTTCAGATATTCTTTCAGCTTCTTCGCGATATTTTGAGTAATATTTTCTACACGTTCTTCTGTCATCAATAACGTCGTATGATACAGCCGTTCAACTATATTCTTGATCTGGCTGGCATCTCTGGTCTGTTCAATCCAGCGATCATATTGTTCAATCAATGCCCGCTGTATCTCAATAAATTTTTCTTTATGATTAATGCGTAAATCTAAAAGCAATATATTCCGAGTAACCTCCTCAAGATCAAAACCGGCACCGAGAGTCCAAGGGGTAAAAATGTGTATCTTGTTTTGAAATTCAGTAATAAGATCATGAAAAAAAGAAAAAGATTGATCTTTAAAACTACCTGGAAGAAATCGAGATAAAATAAAATGGAAGGTGCTAAATTCAATACGTCGCAAGGGAGCAAGACAAGAAAGAATGGCCTCCGGTGAAGGATACTTAGAGCTTAATTCTAACTTTTCAAGGACTCGATTTTTAATTACTTTATCAATCAATTCCTGAATACTGCGATTATAATGCTCGTTAATAATTTCAGCTGTTACTATCTTTCTGAAGCCAGCACTCAAAAAATCAAGAAATGTATAACTACTGAACGGGTGACCTAGTGTTAGCATCCATAATTTATTAAGAAGATCACTTTTGTTTTCAGCAGACAAGTGATTTTGAGATAAAAGACGGTCAACAAACTCTTCAGTATCTCGCAAAGATAGTCGCTGCATCTGATGCCGCTTAACCCTCCTGCGCAAAGTAGGACTTATCCATCCCCATCTCTGCTGACCAGCAAAAATAGCTATAAAATTATTGTTATCAATAAATTTAAGCAATATTTGTTCCTCAAGACGATGAATAATAGAAGGGCACGCCCGCTCTGTACTATCGAAGCAGATTACAATTTTATACTCCCTTAATAAATCTTGCAAAATTATCGTGAAGCCATTAAGCAGTTCTTCTTCTTTTCTATCAATAGGTTTCCGGTCTGCAGTTTCTGGGACGTCCCAAAGTTGTCTGTGGTATTTTTGAAGTTCCTCAATATAACTATTCAACCGCTCATTAAAATTATTGAAATGACTTGATATTTTTTCTTTACCTGAAAAATCATCAACTACTTCTTGCAATATCGGATAAATCTCCGGTCGATAAAATTGTGGCTCATTTAAATCAATATAGGCAGCTAACCATTTTTTTCCCTTTATGGTTTCAGTAAAAAAGTACTTCAAAAGCTCCGTTTTACCCTGTCCAGAAATCCCGGTAAATTCCAAGAAATGTTTTTCTTTCTCTTCACCATTAAGAATATTTCCTAATAATTCTTTTTCATCTTTCCGGTTAACAAACAAATCAGAATCAAATTCGATGTCTCTTTTTATTTTTATTTTCATTTTCATATCTCCTTGCTGGACTCTCCTGGAAATTCCTCACTTATTTTTGGACAAAAAAAGTCACCTCATCCGATTCTGAAAGTGTTCCTTGTCGTCGTAATGTATAAAATAAGAAGAGTCGAAACAAAAATTAATCCTGAATCTATCAGTGAAGAACAAAATAAAATCTTCTTGAAATCTTTTAAACCATCCTCTATGCTTGGTTATCACATTCAACTCACTGATACAAATAAATATTCCATTATGGTTATTACAAACTTCTTGAATTAAATTATGAACTTTGTAGTGTTGCCCAAAAAAATCATTTAATATTCTCTCTTTCTTATTTACCTCTCTACTATAGGAATTTTCTAAATATGGAGTAAATATCGGACGTACTTCTTCAGCTTTCTTTTCTCCTGCAAGATTGCAAATTATCGCGAATGCCATCCTGTACACTGCATTCTCGTAATTTTTAGTTTTTATAACATTTCCGAGCTGTATGATATACAATCCCCTTTTTTGCGGATTTAGTTTTACAGCATTTCCCTCTGAAATATCCTGGAGAGGTTTCCAAAGATCGGCAATACGATACAGCGGCATTCCAAAAACTGTACCTTCCGCTGGGATTGCCTGAATCTGCAACGCTACAACAGCTTGCAATTTATCACTGAAAATAGCACTGCCGCTATAACCTCGTTCATCTGCATCTTCACTTCTAAACCTAAAAACACGATGGCAGTTCAACCGTTCGTAATTCCCTATAAAATGTCCTTTACAGGCACACATATATTTAAGACTTATTCCAAATCCATAAAGTCGAAATTCACCTAAATTACTTGATGCGGATTCTATTAATTGTATCGGCAAGAAGCGATATTGCTCCGATTGAAAATCTAATTTTAGCACGGCATAATCAATCCCCATCTCCTTTTGATATCCCCAGCTGACCCTATTTGCAAGGCAAGGGGCCTCTCCTAAGAATTGGACATAAATTTCTTTCTTAGGTTCTGCCGTCCCCAATAAATGACCTGCTGTCAGCAGATGCCCCTCACTACTCACAAGCCAAGCAGTACCAACTGGCTCACCCTTATCATTTAAGACAGCACAGGTAGCCTGTTGAATATCATCATCAGATATATTTTGTTTGCCCATTGCAAATACTGCTCTCGTTCTGATTGTTGCTCACTTTACCAAATTAATTTTACTTTTAAGACAGAATCCGCTTTTACTCCTATAACCCATACTTTCGTTTGAGCTGAGAATCCAAGAGAGAATTCTACTTCCATCTGCTTAACACCGCTTTCTTCACGAAATTTATTTAAGTCATTACCGAGATCTTTAGCCATATTCTTAATGACAGTTTTTGCCTTTGCATATGCATCCTGAATATCATCTTCAATACCGGTATCGACGGGGACATTTAACCCTTCCAATCTATCATCCATAGCCTGGATCAAAACATCAGTCTCTCCAATACGTTCTCGTATGACTTTCATCATTCACCCCTCTTTATCATTCATGAAAGATTTTTTGCTCCAACTTGTTAAAAATATAGACATCCCTACAAGAAGCAAAACCACCCCGGCAAACGAAAGCCTATTCTTTCAGGATCCCGGGGTGTTTTTCATCCACTTTCCTACCCCTCCTCCCCCTGCTCCACCTTCCTCGCCTGACGCTTCCGCTCACTTGTCCTCGTGCCGCCGATCATATCGTATTCCTCAGAATTGGCCCCGAAAATCCCCTTGACCACCGCCCGCACCTGCACCATATGATCACTCAGATTCTCTGTCTTATCCCCTTTCCGATCAACCAACCGGGTCCGTTCGACATTAACAGCATCCAGGTCATCAATCACATCCTCCAGCTCGGTCACCTTTGTTTGCATATCCGCAGCCTTTAGCCCCTCAGGAATACGATCATCGATTTTCTCCAGGGCCTTTTTCATCTCATTGGCCTCCTGCAACAACTTGGGTACGCTTTTATTCAACATAGAAGCCTCCTTTTCTTTTCAGTGCAGGCATCTCTCTTAAAAATGGCCAGCACTCTTTTAAAATTCCCTGCCCCTCTTTTAAAAAGACAGGCCTGACTTTTAAAGATACACGCCCCACTTTTAAAAAGAGAGGACCTTCTTTTTCAAAGAGAGTCCTGACTTTTAAAAAATGGCCTCTCTCTTTTTAAAATATGCCGCCTTCTTTTCCAAAGAAGAGGCTCTATTTTACAAAGTGCATGCCTGCTTTTTCGTATTGCTGCGTAGCTTAACCTTGTTGAGCAGGCTGCTGTTTGTTGTCTTCTTGCCTCGAATCTATACAGAACATGCTCATGCAAAGAGCGTCAAGCAAAAAAGATATCATATCAACATATTAATAATGATTCAGATTCCCAAAACACCTGAATCTCCTTGGGAGGCAGGCAAAGAACCCCGTTCTTTGTTCCTTAAAAAATATTTTTGGCCAAGGTCTGCAAAGAAAGATCACGTTAAGAGGAAAACGGTTGGCAAAGCCGACCAAGCTTCCCTTCGTTCATGTTTTATTGTCCCGGAGCGCTGGGCAGGGATGGAAATTATATTGAAAAAAACGGCAGGTTTGCCTGAAAAGAAGGGGTGCGGCTGGATGGGGCAGAAAAAAAAGAGAAGAGAGGACGAAGTCGGTCTTCGCCCTCAGGGCAGGACAACAGGGGGCCTTGTAACGGATCACGACATCAATATCTCCTCAAGCGGAAGATGAATATCCAAGACATCGTCAACAACATCACCCTGGGTTCATGCGTTTTTATGCATTGCATGATCTACAAAAAGGGCGGGAGATCAGTTATGCTCCCTGGTCTTGTGAAAGACGATATCCGGGAAGAGCTCAGCAGTATGGTTGAGCCGCCATTGCCCGTCCGCCAGAAAGGCCAGATGCCCCTCCGCATCATGGGCCAGATTGCCCTGATTCTTGGCCTCAAAGGTCTTGAGCTTTTTCGCATCATCACAGGTCACCCAACGGGCCAGGTTATACTGCACCACTTCGTAAATCGCATCCACATTATACTCGGCCTTGAGCCGGGCCATGGTCACTTCAAACTGGAGCACCCCCACTGCGCCGAGGATATAATCACTGCCCATCACCGGACGAAAGAGCTGTACAGCCCCCTCTTCCGCCATCTGTACCAGGCCCTTATGGAGTTGCTTGGTCTTGAGCGGATTCTTTAACAGGACCCGGCGAAAATGTTCAGGGGCAAAGTTAGGGATACCCGTGAACTTGAGCTGTTCTTTATCGGTAAAGGTATCACCAATCTTGATGGTGCCGTGGTTATGGATGCCAATGATATCTCCGGGATAGGCCTCATCCACATTGGCCCGGTTCTGGGCCATGAAGACCGTGGCCTTGCTCAGATTGACCTCCTTACCCAGGCGGTGATGCCTGACCCGCATCCCCCGGGTAAACTTGCCTGAGCAGATCCGGAAAAAGGCGATGCGGTCACGATGGGCCGGGTCCATATTGGCCTGGATCTTAAAGGTAAAGCCGCTAAAGGCCTCTTCATGGGGCGCCACTTCCCGGGAGAGGGCAGCGCGGGGGCCAGGAGGCGGAGAAAGCTCGATAAAATTATCCAGCAGCTCTTTGACGCCAAAGTTATTAATGGCACTGCCAAAGAAGACCGGGGTCTGACCTGCCTTGAGATACTCCTCATACTCAAAGGGATTGGCCGCACCATGGAGCAACGCCACATCCTCCCGCAGCTGCTCCGCATCAGGTCCGCCCAGGAGCTCATCTAAGCGGGGATCATCCAGGCCCTTGACCGTGATCCGATCCTCTGGACGGGTCTCCTGGCTCGGGGTAAAAAGGCTGAGCTCATTACGATGGAGGTCGTACACCCCCTTGAAGCCCTTGCCCATGCCAATGGGCCAGGACAGGGGCGCACATTCGATCTGGAGTTTCTCTTCAATATCGGCAAGGATATCTAAGGGGTCCATGCCGTCCCGGTCCAGTTTATTGATAAAGGTGATGATGGGCGTATTGCGCATCCGGCAGACCTCCATCAGCTTGGTGGTCTGGGCCTCTACGCCCTTGGCTGAATCAATCACCATCAGGGCCGAGTCCACAGCCGTAAGGACCCGGTAGGTATCTTCGGAGAAATCCTGATGGCCTGGGGTATCCAGGAGGTTGATCTCAAAATCCCGGTAATTAAACTTCATCACCGAGGTGGTCACTGAGATACCGCGCTCCTGCTCAATGGACATCCAATCGCTGGTGGCATGGTTGGCGGTCTTGCGGGATTTCACCGCGCCCGCCATCTTGATCGCCCCGCCAAAGAGCAGGAGTTTTTCCGTCAGGGTGGTCTTGCCCGCATCCGGATGACTGATAATGCCAAAGGTGCGCCGTTTTTCTATTTCTCTTTTCAGCTTACTGCTCACAAAGGATACCTTATCGGCTTGACCGATGGTTAGGATTATGGGTACTTTTTTCAAGAGCGTTTTTTTCTCTGTTCTCTCCCTGTTTTCTCTCTGCTCAACAGGACCTGAACCTTATCTTCATCAACGCAGCAGAGCAAACACTGTCCTGCCTGTCCTGCGTAACAACGACAGGGGGAACATCCGCTTTGATTCGCTTTGCATTCTTTGGCAGGCAAAATACCGTCTTTTGCTCTTTTATGCAAGAATCGTCAGCAGCAAAGAGGGATTCCTTGTTCACTTCCCTCCTTATGATCTCCCTGCTCGCAAGGACAAAAAAACAACATGATCTCTACAAGCACCGTTCTTACCCCCCTTGGCCAACTTGCGCTTTTTGCCGATGACCATGCCCTGTTCAGCATCTGTTTTCCTGGCACCAGGAAGAGACAAAGACCGCCTGCTCGCCTGGCAGGGGATGATCATCCCCTGCTCTGCCAGGCCAAGGCCCAACTTGAAGAGTATTTCCAGGGAAAGAGGAAAACATTTGACCTCCTGCTTTGCCCGCAGGGAACAGCCTTTCAACAGGCCGTATGGACCATTATAGAGCAAATCCCCTTTGGCCAAACCAGGACCTATGGTGAGATTGCAACGCTGCTCGGTAATAACAATAAGGCCAGGGCCGTGGGTGGGGCAGCCAATAAAAATCCCCTGCCCATTGTCATTCCCTGCCATCGGGTCATTGGGAGCAGCGGAAGCCTGACCGGGTTTGCCGGAGGATTGACAATAAAGCGATATCTCCTTAACTTGGAGCAGCGGGTTGCAGGGCAACAGTAATTCAAGATCTCCTTTTTCTTTGCTGAATCCCGCTTCCTGTCTTTTTTTTGAGCTGCTCATTATAGCAGAGTTATATGCAGATTCTAATAATTTACCGGAAATAATAAT is from Candidatus Electrothrix sp. GW3-4 and encodes:
- a CDS encoding methylated-DNA--[protein]-cysteine S-methyltransferase; this encodes MISTSTVLTPLGQLALFADDHALFSICFPGTRKRQRPPARLAGDDHPLLCQAKAQLEEYFQGKRKTFDLLLCPQGTAFQQAVWTIIEQIPFGQTRTYGEIATLLGNNNKARAVGGAANKNPLPIVIPCHRVIGSSGSLTGFAGGLTIKRYLLNLEQRVAGQQ
- a CDS encoding peptide chain release factor 3, translating into MKKVPIILTIGQADKVSFVSSKLKREIEKRRTFGIISHPDAGKTTLTEKLLLFGGAIKMAGAVKSRKTANHATSDWMSIEQERGISVTTSVMKFNYRDFEINLLDTPGHQDFSEDTYRVLTAVDSALMVIDSAKGVEAQTTKLMEVCRMRNTPIITFINKLDRDGMDPLDILADIEEKLQIECAPLSWPIGMGKGFKGVYDLHRNELSLFTPSQETRPEDRITVKGLDDPRLDELLGGPDAEQLREDVALLHGAANPFEYEEYLKAGQTPVFFGSAINNFGVKELLDNFIELSPPPGPRAALSREVAPHEEAFSGFTFKIQANMDPAHRDRIAFFRICSGKFTRGMRVRHHRLGKEVNLSKATVFMAQNRANVDEAYPGDIIGIHNHGTIKIGDTFTDKEQLKFTGIPNFAPEHFRRVLLKNPLKTKQLHKGLVQMAEEGAVQLFRPVMGSDYILGAVGVLQFEVTMARLKAEYNVDAIYEVVQYNLARWVTCDDAKKLKTFEAKNQGNLAHDAEGHLAFLADGQWRLNHTAELFPDIVFHKTREHN
- a CDS encoding CU044_2847 family protein → MMKVIRERIGETDVLIQAMDDRLEGLNVPVDTGIEDDIQDAYAKAKTVIKNMAKDLGNDLNKFREESGVKQMEVEFSLGFSAQTKVWVIGVKADSVLKVKLIW
- a CDS encoding serine protease, with translation MGKQNISDDDIQQATCAVLNDKGEPVGTAWLVSSEGHLLTAGHLLGTAEPKKEIYVQFLGEAPCLANRVSWGYQKEMGIDYAVLKLDFQSEQYRFLPIQLIESASSNLGEFRLYGFGISLKYMCACKGHFIGNYERLNCHRVFRFRSEDADERGYSGSAIFSDKLQAVVALQIQAIPAEGTVFGMPLYRIADLWKPLQDISEGNAVKLNPQKRGLYIIQLGNVIKTKNYENAVYRMAFAIICNLAGEKKAEEVRPIFTPYLENSYSREVNKKERILNDFFGQHYKVHNLIQEVCNNHNGIFICISELNVITKHRGWFKRFQEDFILFFTDRFRINFCFDSSYFIHYDDKEHFQNRMR